Proteins encoded within one genomic window of Verrucomicrobiota bacterium:
- the ilvE gene encoding branched-chain-amino-acid transaminase has product MKVYIDGKFYDEKNAKISVFDHGLLYGDGIFEGIRAYNGRVFKLKEHVARLYDSAKAILLTIPMTQEEMVKATVLACHKNNLRDGYIRLVVTRGVGTLGLNPNRCANPSVVIIADKIQLYPQEMYDQGMAIVTVATTRNLVNAINPAIKSLNYLNNILAKIEANIAGVEEAIMLNTEGFVAECTGDNIFIVKGDQLLTPPLSAGALYGITRGTVMEIARATGLKVSEPNLTRYDVYCADECFLTGTGAEIIPVTKVDGRQIGTGKPGPTARSLMEKYHALTRVSGEPIFR; this is encoded by the coding sequence ATCTTCGAGGGGATTCGCGCGTATAACGGCCGCGTCTTCAAACTCAAGGAACACGTCGCGCGCCTGTATGATTCCGCCAAAGCGATTTTGCTGACCATCCCCATGACGCAGGAGGAAATGGTCAAGGCGACCGTGCTGGCCTGCCACAAGAATAATTTACGGGACGGATATATCCGCCTGGTGGTCACACGGGGGGTGGGCACGCTGGGCCTCAACCCCAACCGCTGCGCCAACCCATCAGTGGTCATCATCGCCGACAAAATTCAACTGTACCCGCAGGAGATGTACGATCAGGGCATGGCCATTGTCACAGTGGCAACCACGCGCAATCTGGTCAATGCCATCAATCCGGCGATCAAGTCGTTGAATTATCTCAACAACATCCTGGCCAAGATCGAGGCGAACATTGCCGGGGTCGAGGAAGCGATCATGCTGAACACCGAAGGCTTTGTGGCGGAATGTACCGGCGACAACATTTTCATTGTCAAGGGCGACCAGTTGCTCACCCCGCCGCTTTCCGCCGGCGCGCTCTACGGTATCACGCGCGGCACGGTGATGGAAATCGCGCGCGCAACGGGGCTCAAGGTGTCGGAACCCAATTTGACCCGCTATGATGTGTACTGCGCGGATGAATGTTTCCTGACGGGCACGGGCGCGGAAATTATTCCGGTCACGAAAGTGGACGGACGGCAGATCGGGACGGGTAAGCCGGGGCCGACCGCCCGCAGCTTGATGGAAAAATACCACGCCCTGACCCGGGTTTCCGGCGAACCGATTTTTAGATAA